From a region of the Hymenobacter jejuensis genome:
- a CDS encoding NAD(P)/FAD-dependent oxidoreductase, producing MNSISTDICIIGAGPVGLFAVFEAGLLKLRCHVVDALPQVGGQLSEIYPKKPIYDIPGYPEVLAGDLVQNLMRQIEPFHPTFTLGERVERFAKLEDGSFQLFTTDGTEILCKAIAIAGGLGSFEPRKPAIDELEKYEGGRGVYYMVRDPEHFRDQRLVIAGGGDSALDWTIFLADVAKEVTLVHRGTMFRGAADSAEKVKALHEAGKVRLVLSSNVSHVHGQETLEAVTITANDGTTETVTTDAFIPLFGLTPKLGPIGEWGLELEDDAVKVDTVDYSTSLPGVYAIGDINTYPGKLKLILCGFHEAALMAQGAYKYIFPDKKYVLKYTTVNGVPTL from the coding sequence ATGAATTCTATCTCCACCGATATCTGCATTATCGGGGCCGGCCCAGTGGGGCTGTTTGCTGTGTTCGAAGCTGGATTGCTGAAGTTGCGTTGCCACGTAGTCGATGCCCTGCCCCAAGTAGGGGGTCAGCTTTCCGAGATTTACCCCAAAAAACCCATCTACGACATCCCGGGCTACCCCGAGGTACTGGCCGGCGACCTGGTGCAGAACCTGATGCGTCAGATCGAACCCTTCCACCCTACCTTCACTTTGGGCGAACGGGTAGAGCGTTTTGCCAAGCTCGAAGACGGTTCGTTTCAGCTGTTCACCACCGACGGTACCGAGATTTTGTGCAAGGCTATTGCCATTGCCGGCGGCCTCGGCTCGTTTGAGCCCCGCAAGCCTGCCATCGATGAGCTGGAGAAATACGAAGGCGGCCGCGGCGTATATTACATGGTGCGCGACCCCGAGCATTTCCGCGACCAGCGCCTGGTGATTGCCGGCGGCGGCGACTCGGCGCTCGACTGGACGATTTTCTTGGCCGACGTGGCTAAGGAAGTTACGCTGGTACACCGCGGCACCATGTTCCGCGGCGCAGCCGACTCGGCTGAGAAGGTGAAGGCGCTGCACGAAGCCGGCAAGGTGCGGCTGGTGCTGTCTTCGAATGTCAGCCATGTGCACGGCCAGGAAACGCTGGAAGCCGTGACCATCACGGCCAACGACGGCACCACCGAAACCGTCACCACCGATGCCTTTATTCCGCTGTTTGGCCTGACGCCTAAGCTCGGCCCGATTGGCGAATGGGGCTTGGAACTGGAAGATGACGCGGTGAAAGTCGATACCGTAGATTATTCTACCTCGTTGCCGGGCGTGTACGCCATCGGCGACATCAACACGTATCCGGGCAAGCTCAAGCTCATTCTGTGCGGTTTCCACGAAGCCGCGCTCATGGCCCAGGGTGCTTACAAATACATTTTCCCCGACAAGAAATACGTGCTGAAGTACACCACCGTCAACGGTGTACCTACGCTGTAA
- a CDS encoding TVP38/TMEM64 family protein, with protein MFLKELFQKNASTLLSMFLLVALPLLGSSSLTILLYRHQALLQHLSNWQSILYFIVIAFTMAFAFTPTTFVALVTGFYFGWSGLPGMVAAYALAAAVGYRIATSLDHGKMLAFLSHFPKADAVMRELKHESWQLILLTRISPVLPFALMTFVLAVMRVNPRRFLLASVVGMLPRSLFFYWLGTKAQDVFALVRNPDTGTAGKLLLLGLVVVSLFGLYYVFNQALKRALGRSATEQHKKN; from the coding sequence ATGTTCCTGAAAGAGCTTTTCCAGAAAAACGCCTCCACCCTGCTTTCCATGTTTTTGCTGGTAGCCCTGCCCTTGCTCGGCAGCTCTTCGCTCACGATCCTGCTGTACCGGCACCAAGCGCTACTTCAACATCTAAGCAATTGGCAATCAATACTTTATTTCATCGTGATTGCCTTCACTATGGCGTTTGCCTTCACGCCCACCACCTTTGTGGCGCTCGTGACCGGCTTTTACTTCGGCTGGTCGGGGCTTCCGGGCATGGTAGCGGCTTATGCCTTGGCCGCGGCAGTTGGCTACCGCATCGCCACTTCCCTCGATCACGGCAAAATGCTCGCCTTCCTCAGCCATTTCCCAAAGGCAGATGCCGTCATGCGCGAACTGAAGCACGAAAGCTGGCAGCTCATCCTGCTGACGCGCATCTCGCCCGTGCTGCCCTTCGCCCTGATGACGTTTGTGCTGGCCGTGATGCGCGTCAATCCGCGGCGCTTTTTGCTGGCCTCGGTAGTAGGTATGCTGCCGCGCAGCTTGTTTTTCTACTGGCTGGGCACCAAAGCGCAGGATGTATTCGCGCTGGTGCGCAATCCTGATACAGGTACGGCGGGCAAACTGCTGCTGCTGGGGCTAGTGGTGGTCTCGCTGTTTGGGCTCTACTACGTATTCAACCAAGCTCTGAAGCGCGCCCTTGGCCGAAGCGCTACCGAGCAGCATAAAAAAAATTAA
- a CDS encoding SBBP repeat-containing protein: protein MNNATRFLWQPVRLILLLILCWSLATPAWAQTPAWQWAQAISPVTLVEKPTADEGSVAGQKVAVDALGNVYVVGSFIGNARFGTLTLTASESSADVFVAKLDPAGQWQWAVRAGGTSIDAATGVAVDASGSVYIVGNFLSPRADFGATTLTNTGGSDVFVAKLDPAGQWQWAVGAGGVEVERVNEIALDKSGNVLIAGDFFSPSARFGPMTLTNNTLMSLDLFVAKLDPAGQWQWAIRAGGTGNESAAGVALDGNNNVFLTGEFNSPDVRFGATSLAAENGSTDVFVAKLNPEGEWQWATKAGGSAGTDVGNSVAVDKSGNVLVTGYFLSPRADFGTTTLTSSGSSDVFVAKLNPSGQWQWAVKAGGLADDRSNCIAVDGAGNAVVTGYFLSPSSLFGLSNLTNSGPLGVDLFVAKLNPEGEWQWAAKADGTADDTGRGLAVDASGNVLVTGYFLSPSALFGTTALTNSGLYTGFVAKLLGGVTTAQTRSTTLEWRVFPNPAAESVTIQLANWNGANLLSLVDSQGRCVRKMQLVNQRGPLDISLRGLAPGFYLVQVTSTAGIASRRLVVQ, encoded by the coding sequence ATGAACAATGCTACCCGTTTTTTGTGGCAGCCTGTACGGCTCATTCTATTACTAATTTTGTGCTGGTCGCTTGCGACTCCCGCTTGGGCGCAGACTCCAGCCTGGCAGTGGGCGCAGGCAATAAGCCCGGTTACGCTGGTTGAAAAACCCACCGCCGATGAGGGCAGCGTGGCTGGCCAGAAAGTAGCCGTCGATGCCCTCGGCAACGTGTACGTGGTGGGATCATTTATTGGCAACGCCCGTTTTGGCACTCTCACGCTCACTGCGAGCGAAAGTTCAGCCGACGTATTCGTGGCCAAGCTCGACCCCGCTGGGCAATGGCAATGGGCTGTGCGAGCGGGCGGCACCAGCATCGATGCTGCCACCGGCGTGGCCGTGGACGCAAGCGGTAGCGTGTACATCGTCGGCAATTTCCTGAGCCCTCGCGCCGACTTCGGTGCCACTACGCTCACTAATACGGGCGGCTCCGACGTGTTTGTGGCCAAGCTCGACCCGGCCGGCCAATGGCAATGGGCGGTCGGGGCTGGTGGGGTAGAGGTTGAAAGAGTAAACGAAATTGCCCTCGATAAAAGCGGTAACGTGCTGATAGCCGGCGACTTCTTTAGTCCTAGTGCACGTTTTGGGCCTATGACCCTCACCAACAACACCCTGATGAGCCTGGATCTGTTCGTAGCCAAACTCGACCCCGCTGGGCAATGGCAATGGGCCATCAGGGCGGGCGGCACGGGCAATGAAAGCGCTGCTGGTGTAGCCCTCGACGGCAACAACAATGTGTTCCTGACCGGAGAATTCAACAGCCCCGACGTGCGCTTCGGCGCGACTTCCCTTGCTGCTGAAAACGGTTCCACGGACGTGTTCGTGGCCAAGCTAAATCCGGAAGGCGAATGGCAATGGGCCACCAAAGCAGGCGGCAGCGCCGGCACCGATGTCGGCAATAGCGTCGCCGTGGACAAAAGCGGCAACGTGCTGGTAACGGGCTATTTCCTAAGCCCGCGCGCCGACTTCGGCACCACCACGCTTACCAGTAGTGGGTCTTCCGACGTATTCGTGGCCAAGCTCAACCCCAGCGGCCAGTGGCAATGGGCCGTAAAAGCAGGTGGCCTCGCCGACGACCGTAGCAATTGTATTGCCGTAGATGGCGCTGGGAATGCGGTCGTAACGGGTTATTTCTTGAGTCCTAGTAGCCTTTTCGGCCTGAGCAATTTGACCAATAGCGGTCCGTTGGGCGTTGATTTGTTCGTGGCCAAGCTAAATCCGGAAGGCGAATGGCAATGGGCCGCCAAAGCCGACGGCACCGCCGACGATACCGGCCGAGGTTTGGCCGTTGACGCTAGCGGCAACGTGCTGGTAACGGGCTATTTCCTGAGTCCCAGCGCCCTTTTTGGAACCACTGCTCTTACCAACAGCGGCTTGTATACGGGGTTTGTGGCCAAGCTATTGGGCGGAGTAACCACGGCCCAGACCCGTTCAACTACGCTGGAATGGCGGGTCTTCCCTAACCCCGCCGCCGAATCCGTGACAATACAGCTAGCCAACTGGAACGGCGCAAACCTGCTTAGCCTAGTCGACAGCCAAGGCCGCTGCGTTCGGAAAATGCAGCTGGTCAATCAGCGCGGCCCCCTGGACATTTCGCTCCGCGGGCTGGCACCTGGTTTTTACCTAGTGCAAGTGACTTCAACGGCCGGCATCGCGAGCCGCCGACTCGTTGTTCAATGA
- a CDS encoding 2Fe-2S iron-sulfur cluster-binding protein — MSPDFTEVRIYVEEAPGQRIEIQAPTDMNLSLMEVLKASGYDIQATCGGMALCGTCHVEVLAGPALDEPSDDEMYMLESLPILNEGSRLSCQIRITPRLDGLVVRLMPQMA, encoded by the coding sequence ATGAGTCCAGACTTTACTGAAGTACGCATTTACGTTGAGGAGGCACCGGGTCAACGCATTGAGATTCAGGCCCCTACCGATATGAACCTGAGCCTCATGGAAGTGCTTAAAGCCAGCGGCTACGACATTCAGGCTACCTGCGGCGGCATGGCCCTGTGCGGCACCTGCCACGTGGAAGTGCTGGCCGGCCCCGCCCTCGACGAGCCCAGCGACGACGAGATGTATATGCTCGAGAGCCTGCCCATCCTCAACGAAGGCAGCCGCCTCTCGTGCCAGATCCGCATTACCCCGCGCCTCGATGGGCTGGTGGTGCGACTCATGCCACAAATGGCTTAG
- a CDS encoding alpha-2-macroglobulin family protein, whose amino-acid sequence MRSLPLFLLLCVLVFTVGSSAPVPPGANAKKWKQIDAFLKKNQTASAGKLVEEIYQQARRQQQTPEYLRALLYKLRLLEAKEEDSDEKSIDLIQNDLQTAQFPARPILHSLLAQLYATYYDQHRGQLYDRTPGATGPATDTTATSGLATWDAARLGAAVVEHYHASLSDEPQRQQQLLLKDLGDAIRGGDAEGRQLRPTLYDLLAHRAIDGLQNDEFYITRPAEQFRLANPALLAPAAEFARLPLEFPKADSLNGQFYALRALQQLTAFRLKDAQNLPALADVDLKRLRLVQEHAEFANKDSLFRQALARAADTYKALSISTEFLFAEADNVEESSPAQALILCREAVRRFPKSRGAQQSEALRKRIEAVELRFATEEVVLPNQPWLLRLEQRNVKRLYAKAYRISTAQIINNFNQNSNNQEFAKRYARALAAKPVAAWSLDVPGSQDYKSHSVQQAGPALPLGRYLIVVSTAEENPVKARGGLTTVYNSLQVSALSQVKRGSADSEGPEVLVLHRQSGAPLAGAHVLPFYEYYDQKSREYKPRRGTAVTTNAEGVAQIPVGVKTGENTQLRALLLTQGTDSLFETGYSYYRPRRLEVQDDQAQRRTFLYTDRAIYRPGQTLYFKGILTESRAGKSQLLTQRAVSLRFVDVNGQVVQTLPFTTNDFGSFHGSLVLPTSLLNGEMSLQTDDGSVSFAVEDYKRPMFQVAFEPVKGAPQLGKSVTMQGKATAYAGQPIDGATVRYRVVRRTVWPFFRPYGDALIRFPEPVERQDVEITNGTAQTDSAGGFRVTFTALADEEAQKQRGWRPGYVFEVTADVTDAAGETRTGQQSVSLGTSALTLRLEVPELLNRAQIPALSLITQNAAGEAVPAQGKLRLYRLTPPARGLRPRLWEKTDVEALTKELFVQKFPHDAYADEADESKWSRTLVLEQGFDTEKSPLLLALSAPLAQQTPGRYVLEATAEDADKQPTKAERYFTLYDPAAKELPVPTPDWFVTVQDSVRPGQTAQFLVGSSEAESRILVEAEAKGQTLLHQWLTLAAGEQRLVAVPVPATLGETQLYFHATQVRDNRLYMHTATVQIATPPAPLRLNIATFRDRLQPGQKETWRVTIQNADGKPAAAELLATLYDQSLDVFRVHAFENLSFPKSYFPALLAWNGQFETENSKVLFFANDGYEIISESRYYPLLNNWEYDGVPEAELPPAPGTRLYGRFSIMGNTDNGADLEIADQEALPNKAASAPRASASRSVKFAAPMVKKDEEISAAAGGVANSERKSSGREPDLSLIQARKNLQETAFWQPDLRTNDKGEIVLEFQMPEAVTRWQLLALAHDQQLHSGLLRRELVTQKQLQVTPNAPRFFREGDQLTLTAKLSNLTAKALSGNAQLFLFDARTQQPIEAKLLQGKARQKFRLKANQSLALGWNLQVPEGQEIPLEAVTYRVVAQAGEFSDGEENTLPVLPNRLLVTESLPLSVRGAGAKEFELKKLTSTTSATRRNYSLTLEMTQNPAWYAVQALPYLMEYPYECSEQTFSRLYANLLAARILTQNPRIRPVLEAWKRAATSGDKNALRSKLEQNQELKNLLLQETPWVRDGQTDTDRMRRLGELFDENHLRTETAKALTKLAQLQQPNGAFPWFEKMPDDRYITQLIVAGFGKLQRLGAFDAAQDERARPILTKALHYLDAQLQKDYSELRRQKGIDLKKNHLGDIHIQALYARSFWSKQPVAKADQPAFEYYRQQAATFWPTQNRYLQGFIALTLHRASAQSSVSQNIMKALAENALHSDELGMYWKEVRSGYYWREAPTETQATLIEAFDEVANDQKSVDEMKLWLLRQKQTQNWESTRATADACYALLLRGSDWLQPAQPLEVAVGGAVVKPNATEAGTGYFRTTFSAEQIKPTQGRVSIRKPDAGVAWGALYWQYFEQLDKITPAATPLQVERQLFREQRTAGGPVLERLTATTPLRVGDALVVRLVLRTDRDLEYVHLKDQRAAGLEPISQTSGYRYQGGLGYYESPRDAATNFFMGQLPKGTHVFEYRLRAAQSGNFSGGLSQIQCLYAPEFTSHSAGERLRIEPEKAR is encoded by the coding sequence ATGCGCTCCCTACCTTTGTTTTTGCTGCTATGCGTGTTGGTTTTCACGGTCGGCTCGTCGGCGCCCGTGCCGCCGGGTGCGAACGCCAAAAAGTGGAAACAGATCGATGCTTTCCTGAAGAAAAACCAGACCGCTTCGGCCGGCAAGCTCGTGGAGGAAATCTACCAGCAGGCGCGCCGGCAGCAACAGACGCCGGAGTATCTGCGGGCCTTGCTCTATAAGCTGCGACTGCTGGAAGCCAAAGAGGAAGATTCGGATGAAAAATCTATCGATTTGATTCAGAATGATTTGCAAACGGCGCAGTTTCCGGCTCGTCCTATTCTGCATTCGTTGCTGGCGCAGCTCTACGCCACGTACTACGATCAGCACCGCGGCCAGCTCTACGACCGCACGCCCGGCGCCACCGGCCCCGCCACCGACACCACGGCCACTTCCGGCCTGGCTACTTGGGATGCGGCTCGCCTTGGCGCTGCCGTAGTCGAGCACTACCACGCTTCCCTCAGCGACGAGCCCCAACGCCAGCAACAGCTGCTGCTCAAGGACTTAGGTGACGCCATCCGCGGCGGCGATGCCGAAGGCCGCCAACTGCGCCCCACGCTGTATGACCTGCTCGCGCACCGTGCCATCGATGGTTTGCAGAATGACGAATTCTATATCACGCGGCCTGCCGAGCAGTTTCGCCTGGCCAACCCGGCTTTGCTGGCGCCCGCCGCCGAGTTTGCGCGCCTGCCGTTGGAATTCCCCAAAGCCGATTCGCTCAACGGCCAGTTTTACGCCCTGCGCGCGTTGCAACAACTCACCGCGTTCCGTCTGAAAGACGCCCAAAACCTGCCTGCACTGGCCGACGTGGACCTGAAGCGGCTGCGCTTGGTGCAAGAGCACGCCGAATTTGCCAACAAAGATTCGCTGTTTCGGCAGGCCTTGGCCCGCGCCGCCGACACGTACAAAGCCTTATCCATCAGCACAGAATTTCTCTTTGCCGAGGCCGACAATGTGGAGGAAAGCTCGCCGGCGCAGGCCCTGATCCTGTGCCGCGAAGCCGTGCGGCGTTTCCCCAAATCGCGCGGTGCCCAACAAAGCGAGGCTTTGCGCAAGCGTATCGAGGCGGTTGAGCTGCGTTTCGCGACGGAAGAAGTGGTGCTGCCCAACCAGCCGTGGCTGCTACGCTTGGAGCAGCGCAACGTGAAGCGGCTATACGCTAAAGCATATCGAATAAGTACGGCTCAGATAATAAACAATTTTAATCAAAACTCTAATAATCAAGAGTTTGCCAAAAGATATGCCCGTGCTTTAGCTGCCAAGCCAGTTGCTGCCTGGTCCCTCGACGTACCCGGTTCGCAGGATTACAAGTCGCATTCGGTGCAGCAGGCGGGGCCGGCGCTGCCACTGGGGCGCTATCTTATCGTGGTCAGCACGGCCGAAGAGAACCCGGTGAAAGCGCGCGGCGGCCTGACGACGGTGTATAATTCACTGCAGGTAAGTGCTTTAAGCCAAGTGAAACGTGGCAGTGCCGACAGCGAAGGCCCCGAAGTTTTGGTGCTGCATCGCCAAAGCGGTGCGCCGCTCGCGGGAGCCCACGTGCTGCCGTTTTACGAATACTACGACCAAAAATCCCGCGAATACAAGCCCCGGCGCGGTACTGCCGTAACGACTAATGCGGAAGGCGTAGCGCAAATTCCGGTAGGTGTCAAGACGGGCGAGAACACGCAGCTTCGGGCCCTGCTACTCACCCAAGGCACTGATTCTCTGTTTGAAACGGGCTACAGTTACTACCGCCCGCGGCGGCTGGAAGTGCAGGACGATCAAGCGCAGCGCCGCACGTTTCTCTATACCGACCGCGCCATTTATCGTCCCGGCCAGACGCTATACTTCAAGGGCATCCTGACCGAAAGCCGCGCCGGCAAAAGCCAGCTGCTTACGCAACGCGCTGTATCCCTGCGCTTTGTGGATGTGAACGGCCAAGTCGTGCAGACGCTGCCCTTTACGACCAACGACTTCGGCTCTTTCCACGGCTCCCTGGTGCTGCCGACTAGCTTACTGAACGGCGAGATGTCGCTGCAAACCGACGACGGCAGCGTGTCGTTTGCGGTGGAAGACTACAAGCGGCCCATGTTTCAGGTTGCGTTTGAGCCGGTGAAGGGCGCGCCCCAGCTTGGCAAATCGGTGACGATGCAGGGCAAAGCCACCGCCTACGCCGGTCAGCCCATCGACGGCGCCACGGTGCGCTACCGCGTGGTGCGCCGCACCGTGTGGCCCTTCTTCCGGCCGTATGGCGACGCCCTGATTCGGTTTCCAGAGCCCGTTGAGCGGCAGGATGTTGAGATCACCAACGGCACGGCCCAAACCGATTCGGCGGGCGGCTTCCGGGTCACGTTCACGGCTCTGGCCGACGAAGAGGCGCAAAAGCAGCGCGGCTGGCGTCCCGGCTACGTGTTTGAAGTGACCGCCGACGTGACCGACGCGGCCGGCGAAACCCGCACCGGGCAGCAAAGCGTGAGTCTGGGCACCAGCGCACTCACGCTGCGCCTGGAAGTGCCGGAACTTCTAAATCGGGCGCAGATTCCCGCGCTAAGCTTAATCACCCAGAATGCCGCGGGCGAAGCCGTGCCCGCGCAAGGCAAGCTGCGCCTCTACCGCCTGACGCCGCCCGCGCGAGGCCTGCGCCCGCGTCTTTGGGAAAAGACTGATGTTGAGGCTTTAACGAAGGAGTTGTTTGTGCAGAAATTTCCGCATGATGCCTACGCCGACGAAGCTGACGAAAGCAAATGGTCCCGCACATTGGTGTTGGAACAGGGTTTCGACACCGAAAAATCGCCTTTGCTGCTGGCGCTGTCGGCGCCGCTGGCCCAGCAAACGCCCGGCCGCTACGTGCTTGAAGCCACCGCTGAAGATGCTGACAAGCAGCCCACAAAAGCCGAGCGTTACTTTACACTCTACGACCCCGCTGCCAAAGAGCTTCCGGTTCCGACGCCCGACTGGTTTGTGACTGTGCAGGACAGCGTGCGGCCCGGCCAAACGGCGCAATTTCTGGTGGGCAGCAGCGAGGCCGAAAGCCGCATTCTGGTAGAAGCTGAAGCCAAAGGGCAAACGCTTCTACATCAATGGCTTACGCTTGCGGCGGGAGAACAGCGCCTCGTGGCCGTGCCGGTGCCAGCAACGCTGGGCGAAACCCAGCTGTACTTCCACGCCACGCAGGTGCGCGACAATCGCCTGTATATGCACACGGCCACGGTGCAAATTGCGACGCCGCCAGCACCGCTGCGCCTGAACATCGCCACCTTCCGCGACCGCCTCCAACCCGGCCAGAAGGAAACTTGGCGCGTCACAATTCAAAACGCCGACGGCAAACCCGCTGCCGCTGAGCTGCTAGCAACGCTTTACGATCAGTCCCTAGACGTATTTCGGGTGCATGCATTTGAGAATCTGAGCTTTCCGAAGTCGTATTTCCCGGCTTTGCTAGCGTGGAATGGGCAGTTTGAAACGGAGAATTCCAAGGTTCTTTTCTTCGCCAATGACGGGTATGAAATCATAAGCGAGAGTCGCTATTATCCTTTGTTGAATAACTGGGAATATGATGGCGTTCCGGAAGCTGAATTGCCTCCTGCACCCGGAACACGGCTGTATGGCCGATTTAGCATCATGGGCAACACAGATAATGGCGCAGACTTAGAAATTGCCGACCAAGAAGCACTGCCTAATAAAGCTGCGTCAGCACCAAGAGCTAGTGCCAGCCGCTCGGTGAAATTTGCCGCGCCGATGGTCAAAAAGGATGAAGAGATAAGCGCAGCTGCCGGTGGCGTAGCTAATTCTGAACGCAAGTCATCTGGCCGTGAACCCGATCTCTCACTGATTCAAGCCCGCAAAAACCTCCAGGAAACCGCTTTCTGGCAGCCCGACCTGCGCACCAACGACAAGGGCGAAATTGTGCTGGAATTTCAAATGCCCGAAGCCGTCACGCGCTGGCAGCTGCTGGCCCTGGCCCACGACCAACAGCTGCACAGCGGCCTGCTCCGCCGCGAGCTGGTGACACAGAAGCAGCTGCAAGTCACGCCCAACGCGCCCCGCTTTTTCCGCGAAGGCGACCAGCTGACGCTCACGGCCAAGCTCAGCAACCTCACGGCTAAAGCGCTGAGTGGCAACGCACAGCTGTTTCTGTTTGACGCCCGCACTCAGCAACCCATCGAGGCAAAGCTGTTGCAGGGCAAAGCCCGGCAAAAATTCAGGCTGAAAGCCAATCAAAGCCTGGCGCTCGGCTGGAATTTGCAAGTGCCAGAAGGCCAGGAAATTCCGTTGGAAGCGGTTACGTACCGCGTAGTTGCGCAGGCCGGCGAATTTTCTGACGGCGAGGAAAACACGCTGCCCGTGCTGCCCAATCGGTTGCTCGTCACGGAGTCGTTGCCGCTGTCGGTGCGGGGCGCGGGTGCGAAGGAGTTCGAGCTGAAAAAGCTCACGAGCACCACGTCAGCTACGCGTCGCAACTACTCGCTTACACTGGAAATGACCCAGAACCCAGCGTGGTACGCGGTGCAGGCGCTGCCGTATCTGATGGAGTATCCATATGAATGTAGTGAGCAGACATTCAGTAGGTTATATGCCAACTTGCTGGCCGCCCGTATTCTCACCCAAAACCCGCGTATCCGGCCGGTGCTGGAGGCGTGGAAGCGGGCTGCCACCAGCGGCGACAAAAATGCCCTGCGCAGCAAGCTGGAGCAAAACCAGGAATTGAAAAACCTGCTGCTCCAGGAAACGCCCTGGGTGCGCGACGGCCAAACCGATACCGACCGTATGCGTCGCCTCGGCGAGCTATTCGACGAAAACCACCTGCGTACCGAAACCGCCAAGGCCCTCACCAAATTGGCCCAGCTGCAACAGCCCAACGGTGCTTTTCCGTGGTTCGAGAAGATGCCCGACGACCGCTACATCACCCAGCTCATTGTGGCGGGTTTTGGCAAGCTGCAACGCCTCGGCGCCTTCGATGCCGCCCAGGACGAGCGCGCCCGGCCTATTCTCACCAAAGCCCTGCACTACCTCGACGCGCAGTTGCAAAAAGACTACTCCGAACTGCGTCGCCAGAAAGGTATTGATCTGAAAAAGAACCATTTGGGTGATATACACATTCAAGCGCTGTACGCCCGCAGCTTCTGGTCGAAGCAGCCCGTTGCCAAAGCCGATCAGCCGGCTTTCGAATATTACCGCCAGCAAGCAGCTACATTTTGGCCGACCCAGAATCGTTATTTGCAGGGCTTTATCGCACTAACACTGCATCGGGCTTCTGCGCAATCGTCTGTCAGTCAAAATATTATGAAGGCATTGGCAGAGAACGCCTTGCACAGCGACGAGCTGGGTATGTACTGGAAAGAAGTGCGCAGCGGTTACTACTGGCGCGAAGCCCCAACCGAGACTCAAGCCACTCTGATTGAGGCCTTTGACGAAGTCGCCAACGATCAGAAATCGGTTGACGAAATGAAGCTGTGGCTGCTGCGCCAAAAGCAAACTCAAAACTGGGAAAGTACCCGCGCGACTGCGGATGCCTGCTACGCCCTCCTGCTACGCGGCTCCGACTGGCTCCAACCTGCTCAGCCGCTGGAGGTTGCAGTCGGTGGCGCGGTCGTGAAACCCAACGCCACGGAAGCGGGTACCGGCTATTTCAGAACGACTTTTTCCGCCGAGCAAATCAAGCCTACGCAGGGCCGCGTAAGCATCCGCAAGCCCGATGCAGGCGTGGCGTGGGGCGCATTGTACTGGCAGTATTTCGAGCAGCTCGATAAGATTACGCCTGCCGCTACGCCGTTGCAGGTGGAGCGGCAGCTTTTTCGGGAGCAGCGCACGGCGGGCGGTCCGGTGCTCGAGCGCCTCACGGCTACTACGCCGCTACGCGTTGGGGATGCGTTGGTAGTGCGCCTCGTCTTGCGTACCGACCGTGACTTAGAATACGTGCACCTCAAAGACCAGCGCGCCGCCGGCTTGGAGCCCATCAGCCAGACGAGCGGCTACCGCTACCAAGGCGGGCTGGGCTACTACGAGAGCCCGCGCGATGCGGCTACCAACTTTTTTATGGGGCAGCTGCCCAAGGGTACGCATGTATTTGAGTACCGATTGCGGGCGGCGCAAAGCGGCAATTTTTCGGGTGGCTTAAGTCAGATTCAGTGCCTTTACGCGCCCGAATTCACCAGTCATTCGGCCGGCGAGCGGCTTCGGATCGAGCCGGAAAAGGCTCGGTAA